Genomic window (Streptomyces sp. LX-29):
AACGCGACCCTTCTAGAGCTTCATCAGGCTGGCGTCATCGACCGAGGCCGAGTGGCGGGTGCGGAAGACCGTCACGATGATGGCGAGGCCGACCACGACCTCGGCCGCCGCGACCACCATCGTGAAGAAGGCCACGATCTGGCCGTCGAGGTTGCCGTGCATCCGGGAGAAGGTGACGAACGCGAGGTTGCAGGCGTTGAGCATCAGCTCCACGCACATGAACAAGATGATCGCGTTCCGCCGGAGCAGCACCCCGGCGGCGCCGATGGTGAACAACAGCGCGGCCAGGTAGAGGTAGTTGACCGGATTCACTGGGCCGCACCCCCGGAGTTGGAATTGGCGGAGTTCGCGGGCTCGTCGGAGTCGCCGCGCGGGCCGGGCGGACGCTCCGCGCCGCCGGGCCGCGCGGCCCCGCCCTCGGCCTTCTGCTGCCGCCAGTCGATGGCCCGCCGCTCCAGGGCCGCCAGCGCGGCCAGCGACTCGGCGGAGACGTCCCGGATCTGGCCGCGGGCGCGTAGCGTGCGGTTGACCGAGAGCTCGGCGGTGGTGCCGTCGGGGAGCAGTCCGGGGATGTCGACCGCGTTGTGCCGGGCGTAGACGCCGGGCGCGGGCAACGGCGGGAGCTGGGTGCCGCGACGCACCCGCTGCTCGGACAGCTCGCGCTGGGTGCGGGCGCGCTCGGTGCGCTCGCGGTGGGTCAGCACCATCGCGCCGACCGCCGCCGTGATCAGCAGCGCGCCGGTGATCTCGAAGGCGAAGACGTACTTGGTGAAGATGAGTGCGGCCAGGCCCTCGACGTTGCCGCCGGAGTTGGCCTGGCCGAGGCCGTTGAAGGAGTTCAGCGAGGCGTTGCCGATGCCGGCGCAGAGCAGGATGCCGAAGCCGAGGCCACAGGTGGCGGCGAGCCATCGCTGCCCCTTGATCGTCTCCTTCAGCGAGTCCGCGGCCGTGACGCCGACCAGCATCACCACGAAGAGGAAGAGCATCATGATCGCGCCGGTGTAGACGACGATCTGGACGACGCCGAGGAAGTACGCCCCGTTGGCCAGGTAGAAGACCGCCAGGATGATCATCGTCCCGGCCAGCGACAGGGCGCTGTGCACGGCCTTCTTCATCAGCACGGTGCCCAACGCGCCGGCCACCGCGACGACCGCCAGGATCCAGAACTGGACGGCCTCGCCGGTGGAGGTGGTCGTGGTCGCGGCGAGGTTCACGCTCCCGCCCCCTGTTCCTCCGACTGCTCCGCCGACCGGTCCTCGGGCTGCTCGCCCTTGGAGACCGCGACCTGGCGCCGGGTGCCGGGGGCGGCCTCGGAGACCAGGCCCCGGTAGTAGTCCTGCTCGTCCATGCCCGGGAAGATGGCGTGCGGGGTGTCGACCATGCCCTCGTCCAGCCCCACCAGCAGCTCTTCCTTGGTGTAGATGAGCGAGGCGCGGGTCCGGTCGGCGAGCTCGTACTCGTTGGTCATGGTCAGCGCCCGGGTCGGGCACGCCTCGACGCACAGGCCGCACAGGATGCAGCGCAGGTAGTTGATCTGGTACACCCGGCCGTACCGCTCGCCCGGGGAGTAGCGCTCCTCGTCGGTGTTGTCCGCGCCCTCCACGTAGATGGCGTCGGCCGGACAGGCCCACGCGCACAGCTCGCAGCCGATGCACTTCTCCAGCCCGTCCGGGTGTCGGTTGAGCTGGTGGCGGCCGTGGAAGCGAGGGGCGGTCGGCTTCTTCTCCTCCGGATACTGCTCGGTGAAGCGCTTCCTGAAGATGTTCCGGAAGGTCACACCGAAGCCGGCGACGGGGTTCTGCCGGGGGTTCCGGGGCTCCACCGGCGTGCCGCCGTCGGACGCGGCCCCCGAAGACATGGCGTCAGACACCGTCGACCTCCTTTCCGTCACTCTCAGTATTGGCGCCGCCACTGACAATCAGCTCGCGATCATGGCGCCGGCGTCGGCGCGGCACGGGGGGCAGGGTCTGTCCGGGCAGCGGCGGCACCGGGTGACCGCCGGCCATCGGGTCGAAGGGGGGCTCCGGGGTCCGGGCCGCCTCGGCCTCCGCGCGCTTCTCCTCGCGGTCGCGGAAGACGTCGACGACAAAGGAGACGAGCAGCAGCGCGAGGACCGCGCCGCCGACGTACAGCACGATCTGCTGGAAGTCGTAGTCCTCGTTCCGCAGCGCCCGGACGGTGGCGACCAGCATCAGCCAGACCATGGAGACCGGGATCAGGACCTTCCAGCCCAGCCGCATGAACTGGTCGTAGCGCACCCGCGGCAGCGAGGCGCGGATCCAGATGAAGACGAAGAGCAGCGCGCTCACCTTGACCAGGAACCACAGCAGCGGCCACCAGCCGTGGTCGGCGTCCGCCCAGAAGGCGGTCAGCGGCCACGGCGCCCGCCAGCCGCCCAGGAAGAGGGTGACCGCGACCATCGAGACGGTGACCATGTTGATGTACTCGGCGAGCATGAACATCGCGAACTTGATCGAGGAGTACTCGGTGTTGAAGCCGCCGACCAGATCGCCCTCGGACTCCGGCATGTCGAACGGCGCGCGGTTGGTCTCACCGATCATCGCGACGATGTAGATGATGAACGAGACCGGCAGCAGCAGCGCGTACCAGCGGTGTTGCTGGCCCTCGACGATGGCCGAGGTCGACATGGAGCCGGAGTAGAGGAAGACCGCCGCGAAGGACAGCCCCATCGCGATCTCGTAGCTGATCATCTGCGCGCAGGAGCGCAGGCCGCCCAGGAGCGGGTAGGTGGAGCCGGAGGACCAGCCGCCGAGCACGATGCCGTAGATGCCGACCGAGGCGACCGCGAGGATGTAGAGGATCGCGATCGGCAGGTCGGTCAGCTGCATCGGGGTGCGGTGACCGAAGACCGAGACCTCGTTGTCGGCCGGGCCGAAGGGGATCACCGCGACCGCCATGAAGGCCGGGATCGCGGCGACGATCGGCGCGAGGACGTAGACCACCTTGTCCGCGCGCTTGACGACCACGTCCTCCTTGAGCATCAGCTTCACGCCGTCCGCGAGGGACTGCAGCATGCCCCAGGGGCCGTGCCGGTTGGGGCCGATGCGCAGTTGCATCCAGCCCAGCACCTTGCGCTCGAAGACGATGGCGATGAGCACGGTCACCATCAGCAGCGCGAAGCAGAAGACGACCTTGATGAGGATGAGCCACCAGGGGTCGTGTCCGAACATGGACAGGTCCTCGGCGGCCAGTTGCCAGGCCGGCACGCCGGGCCGGAACTCCGTGGCCGGTGTGGTCACGAGCGCACCTCCGATACCTCGGCGCCGACCTCGGGGGCGGCCGCGCCGATGCGGACGAGTTCACCGGGGCGGGCGCCGGTCTCCCGCGCCACGCCGCCGCCCACCGACCGGAGCGGCAGCCAGACCACCCGGTCCGGCATCGGCGTGACGCACAGCGGCAGCCGGACCGTGCCCGAGGGGCCGGTGACGTAGAGCGGATCGCCGTCCCGAACGCCGGTCTCCGCCGCGGTGGCCGCCGACAGTCGGGCGACGGCGGCGTGCCGGGTCCCGGCCAGCGCCTCCTCGCCCTCCTGGAGCCGGCCGCCGTCCAACAGCAGCCGATGGCCGGCGAGGACCGCCTGGCCGGGCTCGGGGCGGGGCAGCGGCCGCGCGGTCGACAGCGGATCGGGGGCGTACGGGCCGTCCCAGTGCCCGAGCCGGTCCAGCTCCCGGCGCACCGCGCCGACATCGGGCAGACCGAGCGGCACCTCCAGCGCGTCGCCGAGCATGTGCAGCACCCGGGCGTCCGCCGGGATGTGCGCCCGGGTCGCCTGGGCGGGCTTGACGGCCGCCTCGAACGGCCGCGCCCGGCCCTCCCAGTTGAGGAAGGTGCCGGGCTTCTCGGCGACCGCCGCCACCGGGAAGACCACATCGGCCCGCGCGGTGACCTCCGAGGGCCGCTGCTCCAGGCTCACCAGGAACCCGATCTCGTCCAGCGCCTCGATCGCCCGCGCGGGGTCGGGCAGGTCCGCGACGTCGAGGCCGGCGACGAGCAGCGCCCCGAGCTCGCCACTGGCCGCCGCCTCGATCATCTGGCCGGTGTCCCGGCCGTACTGGTGGGGCAGTCCGGCCACGCCCCAGGCGGTCGCCGTCTGCTGCCGGGCCCGCGGATCGGTGGCCGGGCGACCGCCCGGCAGCAGCCCGGGCAGCGCCCCGGCCTCGACCGCCCCGCGCTCCCCGGCGCGGCGCGGGATCCACGCCAGCCGCGCACCGGTGGCTCCGGCCAGCCGCACCGCCGCGGTCAGCGCGCCGGGCACGCCCGCCAGCCGCTCGCCGACGACGATCACCGCGCCGTCGGCCCGCAGCGCGTCGGCCGCGGCCTGCCCGGCGCCGTCGAGCCCGGTGCCCGCGGCCAGCGCGTCCAGCCACTCGGTCTCGGTGCCGGGGGCGGCGGGCAGCAGCGTGCCGCCCGCCTTGGTCAGCCCACGGGTGGCGTGCGTGGCGAGGGCGAAGGTGCGCTGGCCGTGTCCGCGGTGCGCCTTGCGCAGCCGCAGGAAGACGCCCGGCGACTCCTCCTCGGCCTCGAAGCCGACCAGCAGTACGGCCGGGGCCCGCTCCAGCGTGGTGTACGTCGGTCCGTCGCCGGAGAGATCGCGGCCACGGCCGGCGACCCGCGCGGCGAGGAAGTCGGCCTCCTCCGCACTGTGCGTGCGGGCGCGGAAATCGATGTCGTTGGTGTCGAGCGCGACCCTCGCGAACTTGGCGTAGGCGTAGGCGTCCTCGACCGTGAGCCGGCCGCCGGTCAGCACCCCGGTACGGCCCCGCGCGGCGGCCAGCCCCTCCGCCGCGCGGGCGAGCGCCTCCGGCCAGCCGGTCGGCTCCAGCTCACCGGAGTCCCGGTTCCGCACCAGCGGCACGGTCAGCCGGTCGGGCAGCTGGGCGTAGCGGAAGGCGAAGCGGCCCTTGTCGCAGATCCACTCCTCGTTGACCTCGGGGTCGTTGGCCGCCAGCCGGCGCAGCACCTTGCCCCGTCGGTGGTCGGTGCGGGTGGCGCAGCCGCCGGCGCAGTGCTCGCAGACGCTGGGCGAGGAGACCAGGTCGAAGGGGCGGGAGCGGAAACGATATGCCTTGGAGGTGAGCGCCCCCACCGGGCAGATCTGGATGGTGTTCCCGGAGAAGTACGACTCGAAGGGGTCGCCCTCGCCGGTGCCGACCTGCTGGAGCGCGCCCCGCTCCAGCAGCTCGATCATCGGGTCGCCCGCGATCTGTTGGGAGAAGCGGGTGCAGCGGGCGCACAGCACGCAGCGCTCCCGGTCCAGCAGCACCTGCGCGGAGATTGGGACCGGCTTCTCGAAGGTGCGTTTGCGGCCCTCGAAGCGGCTTTCGGGGTCGCCGGTGGACATCGCCTGGTTCTGCAGCGGGCACTCGCCGCCCTTGTCGCACACCGGGCAGTCCAGCGGGTGGTTGATCAGCAGCAGCTCCATCACCCCGCGCTGTGCCTTCTCGGCGACCGGGGAGGTGAGCTGGGTCCTGACCACCATGCCGTCGGTGCAGGTGATGGTGCAGGAGGCCATGGGCTTGCGCTGGCCCTCGACCTCCACGATGCACTGGCGGCAGGCGCCGGCCGGGTCGAGCAGCGGATGGTCGCAGAAGCGCGGGATCTCGATGCCGAGCAGCTCGGCGGCGCGGATGACGAGGGTCCCCTTGGGCACGGAGATCTCGATCCCGTCGATGGTGACGGTGACCAGGTCCTCGCGCGGCACCGCCGCCTCTCCCCCTCCGGAGGGAGCATTCGTGGTGATGGTCATGCGTTCACCTCCAGTGGGTGGTGGTCCTGGTCGGCCCAGACGGTGGACTTCGCCGGGTCGAAGGGGCAGCCGCGGCCGGTGATGTGCTGGACGTACTCGTCGCGGAAGTACTTCAGCGAGGAGAAGATCGGGGAGGCGGCGCCGTCGCCGAGGGCGCAGAACGACTTGCCGTTGATGTTGTCGGCGATGTCGCCCAGCTTGTCGAGGTCCTCCGTCCGCCCCTTGCCGGCCTCGATGTCGCGCAGCAGTTGGACGAGCCAGTAGGTGCCCTCGCGGCAGGGCGTGCACTTGCCGCAGGACTCATGGGCGTAGAACTCGGTCCAGCGGGTCACCGCCCGCACCACACAGGTCGTCTCGTCGAAGCACTGCAGGGCCTTGGTGCCGAGCATGGAGCCGGCGGCCCCCACCGCCTCGTAGTCCAGCGGCACGTCGAGGTGCTCGTCGGTGAGGAGCGGGGTGGAGGAGCCGCCCGGCGTCCAGAACTTCAGCCGGTGGCCGGACCGCATGCCGCCGCTCATGTCCAGCAGTTGGCGGAGCGTGATGCCGAGCGGGGCCTCGTACTGGCCGGGGTTGGCGACGTGTCCGGAGAGCGAGTAGAGCGTGAAGCCGGGGGACTTCTCGCTGCCCATCGAACGGAACCATTCCTTGCCCTTGTTGAGGATCGCGGGAACGGAGGCGATGGACTCGACGTTGTTCACCACGGTGGGGCAGGCGTACAGACCCGCGACGGCCGGGAAGGGCGGCCGGAGCCGGGGCTGGCCGCGACGCCCCTCCAGCGAGTCGAGCAGCGCCGTCTCCTCGCCGCAGATGTAGGCGCCGGCGCCCGCGTGCACGGTGACGGTGAGGTCGGGGAGGCTGTCCAGGCCCAGCTGCCGGCTGCGCCGCGCGCCGTCGCCGAGGTAGCCCGCCTCGTACGCCTCGCGCACCGCCTCGTGCAGCCGGCGCAGCACCGGCACGACCTCGCCGCGCAGGTAGATGAAGGCGTGCGTGGAGCGGATGGCGTGGCAGGCGATGGCCATGCCCTCGATCAGCGAGTGCGGATTGGCGAAGAGGAGGGGGATGTCCTTGCAGGTGCCCGGCTCCGACTCGTCGGCGTTGACGACGAGGTAGTGCGGCTTGCCGTCGCCCTGCGGAATGAACTGCCACTTCATGCCGGTGGGGAAGCCCGCGCCGCCGCGGCCGCGCAGCCCCGAGTCCTTGACCAGGGCGATGACGTCGTCCGGAGCCATGGCCAGCGCCTTGCGCAGGCCCTCGTAGCCCTCGTGGCGGCGGTAGGTCTCCATGGTCCAGGAGCGGGGCTGGTCCCAGAACGCGGACAGGACGGGGACGAGCAGCTTCTCCGGGCTCGTCTCGTCGATCGCGGCTGCCACGGTCATCACTTCCCCTCCTCGGTGACCGGTCCGGACGGGTGGTCGGGGTCGGAGGCGGAGGTCTGCTGCGGGGCGTCGTGCGAGCTGGGGTGGCCGGGCGGGATCTCGTCCGCCGGGTAGTCGGAGGCGCGCTGCGAGACCACCCGGCCGGGGGCGGCCTCGCCCTTGGCGAGCCGCAGCCCGACCAGCGAGGCGGGGCCCGCCCCTCCGGTGGCCTCGACCGCGCCGGGCCGGGTGTCGGGGAAGCCGGCGAGGATCCGCGCGGTCTCCTTGTAGGTGCAGAGGGGGGCGCCGCGGGTCGGCTCGACGGTGCGGCCCGCGCGCAGGTCGTCGACGAGTCGCTTGGCCGACTCCACGGTCTGGTTGTCGAAGAACTCCCAGTTCACCATCACCACCGGCGCGAAGTCGCAGGCGGCGTTGCACTCGATGTGTTCGAGGGTGACCTTGCCGTCCTCGGTGGTCTCGCCGTTGGCCACCCGGAGGTGCTCCCGGAGCGCCTCGAAGATGGCGTCGCCGCCCATCACCGCGCACAGCGTGTTGGTGCAGACCCCCACCTGGTACTCGCCGGAGGGCCTGCGCCGGTACATCGTGTAGAAGGTGGCCACGGCCGTCACCTCGGCGGTGGTCAACTCCAACTGCTCGGCGCAGAACCTGATGCCGGTGCGGGTGACGTAGCCGTCCTCGGCCTGCACCAGGTGCAGCAGCGGCAGCAGCGCGGACCGGCTGTCCGGGTAGCGCGCGATCACCTCCCGGGCGTCGCCCTCCAGCCGGGCCCGTACCTCGGCCGGGTAGTCGGGTGCGGGGAGCTGTGGCATCCCCAAGGTCACGTCTGTCACCGGTCGACGCCTCCCATCACGGGGTCGATGGACGCCACGGCGACGATCACGTCGGCGACCTGGCCGCCTTCGCACATCGCCGCCATGGACTGCAGGTTGGTGAAGGACGGATCGCGGAAGTGGACGCGGTACGGGCGGGTGCCGCCGTCGCTGACCACGTGCACGCCCAGTTCGCCCTTGGGGGACTCGATCGCCGCGTACGCCTGCCCGGGCGGGACCCGGAAGCCCTCGGTCACCAGCTTGAAGTGGTGGATCAGGGCCTCCATCGAGGTGCCCATGATCTTCTTGATGTGGTCCAGGGAGTTGCCGAGCCCGTCCGGGCCCAGCGCCAGTTGGGCGGGCCAGGCGATCTTCTTGTCGGCGACCATCACCGGTCCCGGACGCAGCCGGTCCAGGCACTGCTCCACGATGCGCAGCGACTGGTGCATCTCCTCCAGCCGGATCAGGAAGCGGCCGTAGGAGTCGCAGGTGTCGGTGGTGGGGACGTCGAAGTCGTAGGTCTCGTAGCCGCAGTACGGCTGCGCCTTGCGCAGGTCGTGCGGGAGGCCGGTGGAGCGGAGCACCGGCCCGGTGACGCCGAGCGCCATGCAGCCGGCGAGATCGAGGTAGCCGACGTTCTGCAGGCGGCCCTTGAAGACGGGGTTCCCGGTGGCGAGCTTGTCGTATTCGGTGAGGTTCTTACGGAACTTCTTCACGAAGGCCCGCACCTGGTCGACCGCGCCGGGCGGCAGGTCCTGGGCGAGCCCGCCGGGGCGGATGTAGGCGTGGTTCATCCGCAGGCCGGTGATCAGCTCGAAGAGGTCCAGGATCAGCTCGCGGTCCCGGAAGCCGGTGAACATCATGGTGATCGCGCCGATCTCCATACCGCCGGTGGCCGCGTAGACCAGGTGTGAGGAGATGCGGTTGAGCTCCATGAGCATGACGCGGATGATGTTGGCGCGCTCGGGGATCTGGTCCTCGACGCCCAGCAGCCGCTCGACGCCGAGGCAGTACGCCGTCTCGTTGAAGAGCGGCGTCAGGTAGTCCATCCGCGTCACGAACGTGGTGCCCTGCGTCCAGTTCCGGTACTCGAGGTTCTTCTCGATGCCGGTGTGCAGGTAGCCGATGCCGCAGCGGGCCTCGGTGACCGTCTCGCCGTCGATCTCCAGGATGAGCCGGAGCACGCCGTGCGTGGACGGGTGCTGCGGGCCCATGTTGACGATGATCCGCTCGTCGTCGGCCTTGGCCGCGCCGGCCACGACCTCGTCCCAGTCGCCGCCGGTGACGGTGTAGACGGTTCCTTCGGTGGTCTCGCGTGAGCTGGCCGAAGGAGTCGACTCCGGCCCGGAGGGCCCCGAGGAGGGGTGGTGGCCGGGCGACGGGCGGGCGTTGGTTGCAGACATCAGCTGTACGACCTCCGCTGGTCGGGAGCCGGGATCTCGGCGCCCTTGTACTCGACGGGAATGCCGCCGAGGGGGTAGTCCTTACGCTGCGGGTGGCCCTGCCAGTCGTCGGGCATCATGATCCGGGTGAGGGCGGGATGGCCGTCGAAGACCAGGCCGAAGAAGTCGTAGGTCTCGCGCTCGTGCCAGTCGTTGGTCGGGTAGACGTCGACGATCGACGGGATGTGCGGATCGGCGTCGGGGGCGCTCACCTCCAGCCGGATCAGCCGGTTGTGGGTGAGGGAGCGCAGGTGGTAGACGGCGTGCAGCTCGCGGCCCTTGTCGCCGGGGAAGTGCACCCCGCTCACCCCGGTGCAGATCTCGAAGCGCAGCGCGGGATCGTCCCGCAGCGTCCGGGCGACCCGGGGCAGGTGCTCGCGGGCGATGTGGAAGGTGATCTCCCCGCGGTCCACGACCGTCTTCTCGATGGCGTTGGCGGGCACCAGACCCTGTTCTTCGAGGGCCCCTTCGAGCTCGTCGGCGACGTCGTCGAACCAGCCGCCGTACGGGCGGGTCGAGGGGCCCGGCAGCCGCACGGTGCGCACCAGCCCGCCGTAGCCGGAGGTGTCGGCGCCGCTGTCGGCGCCGAACATGCCACGGCGCACGCCGATCGCCTCGCCGGTCCGGGCACGGGGGGCCGGGACCTCGTTGCCGGGTCCGTTCCGCCCGTCCGTCACGTCGCCGCTCACCGCAGCAGCCCCTTCATCTCGATCGTCGGGAGTGCCTTGAGCGCCGCTTCCTCCGCCTCGCGGGCCGCCTGCTCGCGGTTGACGCCGAGCTTCTCGTGGCGGATCTTCTCGTGCAGCTTGAGGATGGCGTCGATCAGCATCTCGGGGCGCGGCGGACAGCCGGGCAGGTAGATGTCGACCGGCACGATGTGGTCGACGCCCTGCACGATGGCGTAGTTGTTGAACATGCCGCCGGAGGAGGCGCACACGCCCATCGAGATGACCCACTTGGGATTCGGCATCTGGTCGTAGACCTGGCGCAGCACCGGGGCCATCTTCTGGCTGACCCGCCCCGCCACGATCATCAGGTCGGCCTGGCGCGGCGAGCCGCGGAAGACCTCCATGCCCCAGCGGGCGAGGTCGTAACGCGCGGCGCCGGTGGCCATCATCTCGATCGCACAGCAGGCGAGCCCGAAGGTGGCGCCGAAGACGGAGGACTTACGGGCCAGGCCCGCGGCGTTCTCCACGGTCGTCAGCAGGAACCCGCTCGGAAGCTTCTCTTCGATACCCATGCGAATAGTCCCCTTGATCCCGGTTAATCCCACTCCAGCCCGCCACGACGCCAGACGTAGGCGTAGGCGACGAAGACGGTGAGCACGAAGAGGAGCATCTCCACGAGCCCGAAGAGCCCCAGCGCGTCGAAGGTGACGGCCCAGGGGTAGAGGAAGACGATCTCGATGTCGAAGACGATGAAGAGCATCGCCGTCAGGTAGTACTTGATCGGGAAGCGACCCCCGCCGGCCGGCTGCGGGGTCGGCTCGACACCGCATTCATAGGCTTCGAGCTTGGCCCGGTTGTAACGCTTGGGGCCGACGATCGACGCGAGGAAGACCGAGACGATCGCGAAGCCTGCCCCGAGGGCTCCCAGTACGAGGATGGGCGCGTATGCGTTCACCGTCCTCGCTCCCTTCAGTCGACGATGACTGGCTGGCGGACCGTACAGAGCGTGGTCACCACCTCACGGAGATCGTGTCCATGTGAGGCAGTTCACAAGCCCGATTCGCCTGCATCCTATGCCCGCCGGTCTGTGATCTGCGACACGGGGTACGTGAACGTCTTTGTGATCTCCACCACCTGACGAAGGATCATGAAGTCGGATGAGCGGTGATCTACGCACACGAAGCGTCCGACTGATCACCAGTAGTGACATTCAGGGGCGTCAACGCAGGTGAGAGCGGTGCTTGCTTTATCAAGAATGGCACGTCCAAGCAAATTCGTATGCCCGGCCGTCAACTGATATAGGGGCGCCATCCCCGCGAGGGACTTGGCTTGATCCACCGCTCGTGAAGCGGCGCGCGAGCGCGACCCGCCCCCGACGGTGACCGCGAGACGAGACGGCGTGAGTGACGTATGCCACTTCCCAGCTACTTGTAGATCTCGATTTGACGGGAAACCTTGGCCCGGCTCGGCAGAAGGTGATAAGCGGCCCCGGGGCCCGTCTGAGCCGCAAAAAGCCATGCGTATGCACATGATCGAGAATTTCGGACACTCCGCGCGGGGGCTCGGGTACGGCCACGCGGAGTGATTTTCAGTCGTGCACACGTCAAATGTGGCGCACTCCACTTTTGTTGATCTCAACCTGCGGCCCCTGATAGCCGTTTACCCATGTCCCCGAACGCACACATACCCAGCCACCGGAAGCCCCGCACCGCCGCCTCCACGCGTGCCCTCCGCGCCGGGGTGACCGGT
Coding sequences:
- a CDS encoding NADH-quinone oxidoreductase subunit B, translated to MGIEEKLPSGFLLTTVENAAGLARKSSVFGATFGLACCAIEMMATGAARYDLARWGMEVFRGSPRQADLMIVAGRVSQKMAPVLRQVYDQMPNPKWVISMGVCASSGGMFNNYAIVQGVDHIVPVDIYLPGCPPRPEMLIDAILKLHEKIRHEKLGVNREQAAREAEEAALKALPTIEMKGLLR
- a CDS encoding NADH-quinone oxidoreductase subunit G, with amino-acid sequence MTITTNAPSGGGEAAVPREDLVTVTIDGIEISVPKGTLVIRAAELLGIEIPRFCDHPLLDPAGACRQCIVEVEGQRKPMASCTITCTDGMVVRTQLTSPVAEKAQRGVMELLLINHPLDCPVCDKGGECPLQNQAMSTGDPESRFEGRKRTFEKPVPISAQVLLDRERCVLCARCTRFSQQIAGDPMIELLERGALQQVGTGEGDPFESYFSGNTIQICPVGALTSKAYRFRSRPFDLVSSPSVCEHCAGGCATRTDHRRGKVLRRLAANDPEVNEEWICDKGRFAFRYAQLPDRLTVPLVRNRDSGELEPTGWPEALARAAEGLAAARGRTGVLTGGRLTVEDAYAYAKFARVALDTNDIDFRARTHSAEEADFLAARVAGRGRDLSGDGPTYTTLERAPAVLLVGFEAEEESPGVFLRLRKAHRGHGQRTFALATHATRGLTKAGGTLLPAAPGTETEWLDALAAGTGLDGAGQAAADALRADGAVIVVGERLAGVPGALTAAVRLAGATGARLAWIPRRAGERGAVEAGALPGLLPGGRPATDPRARQQTATAWGVAGLPHQYGRDTGQMIEAAASGELGALLVAGLDVADLPDPARAIEALDEIGFLVSLEQRPSEVTARADVVFPVAAVAEKPGTFLNWEGRARPFEAAVKPAQATRAHIPADARVLHMLGDALEVPLGLPDVGAVRRELDRLGHWDGPYAPDPLSTARPLPRPEPGQAVLAGHRLLLDGGRLQEGEEALAGTRHAAVARLSAATAAETGVRDGDPLYVTGPSGTVRLPLCVTPMPDRVVWLPLRSVGGGVARETGARPGELVRIGAAAPEVGAEVSEVRS
- the nuoF gene encoding NADH-quinone oxidoreductase subunit NuoF, giving the protein MTVAAAIDETSPEKLLVPVLSAFWDQPRSWTMETYRRHEGYEGLRKALAMAPDDVIALVKDSGLRGRGGAGFPTGMKWQFIPQGDGKPHYLVVNADESEPGTCKDIPLLFANPHSLIEGMAIACHAIRSTHAFIYLRGEVVPVLRRLHEAVREAYEAGYLGDGARRSRQLGLDSLPDLTVTVHAGAGAYICGEETALLDSLEGRRGQPRLRPPFPAVAGLYACPTVVNNVESIASVPAILNKGKEWFRSMGSEKSPGFTLYSLSGHVANPGQYEAPLGITLRQLLDMSGGMRSGHRLKFWTPGGSSTPLLTDEHLDVPLDYEAVGAAGSMLGTKALQCFDETTCVVRAVTRWTEFYAHESCGKCTPCREGTYWLVQLLRDIEAGKGRTEDLDKLGDIADNINGKSFCALGDGAASPIFSSLKYFRDEYVQHITGRGCPFDPAKSTVWADQDHHPLEVNA
- a CDS encoding NADH-quinone oxidoreductase subunit D, with product MSATNARPSPGHHPSSGPSGPESTPSASSRETTEGTVYTVTGGDWDEVVAGAAKADDERIIVNMGPQHPSTHGVLRLILEIDGETVTEARCGIGYLHTGIEKNLEYRNWTQGTTFVTRMDYLTPLFNETAYCLGVERLLGVEDQIPERANIIRVMLMELNRISSHLVYAATGGMEIGAITMMFTGFRDRELILDLFELITGLRMNHAYIRPGGLAQDLPPGAVDQVRAFVKKFRKNLTEYDKLATGNPVFKGRLQNVGYLDLAGCMALGVTGPVLRSTGLPHDLRKAQPYCGYETYDFDVPTTDTCDSYGRFLIRLEEMHQSLRIVEQCLDRLRPGPVMVADKKIAWPAQLALGPDGLGNSLDHIKKIMGTSMEALIHHFKLVTEGFRVPPGQAYAAIESPKGELGVHVVSDGGTRPYRVHFRDPSFTNLQSMAAMCEGGQVADVIVAVASIDPVMGGVDR
- a CDS encoding NADH-quinone oxidoreductase subunit J; translated protein: MNLAATTTTSTGEAVQFWILAVVAVAGALGTVLMKKAVHSALSLAGTMIILAVFYLANGAYFLGVVQIVVYTGAIMMLFLFVVMLVGVTAADSLKETIKGQRWLAATCGLGFGILLCAGIGNASLNSFNGLGQANSGGNVEGLAALIFTKYVFAFEITGALLITAAVGAMVLTHRERTERARTQRELSEQRVRRGTQLPPLPAPGVYARHNAVDIPGLLPDGTTAELSVNRTLRARGQIRDVSAESLAALAALERRAIDWRQQKAEGGAARPGGAERPPGPRGDSDEPANSANSNSGGAAQ
- the nuoI gene encoding NADH-quinone oxidoreductase subunit NuoI; this translates as MSSGAASDGGTPVEPRNPRQNPVAGFGVTFRNIFRKRFTEQYPEEKKPTAPRFHGRHQLNRHPDGLEKCIGCELCAWACPADAIYVEGADNTDEERYSPGERYGRVYQINYLRCILCGLCVEACPTRALTMTNEYELADRTRASLIYTKEELLVGLDEGMVDTPHAIFPGMDEQDYYRGLVSEAAPGTRRQVAVSKGEQPEDRSAEQSEEQGAGA
- a CDS encoding NADH-quinone oxidoreductase subunit C, translating into MTDGRNGPGNEVPAPRARTGEAIGVRRGMFGADSGADTSGYGGLVRTVRLPGPSTRPYGGWFDDVADELEGALEEQGLVPANAIEKTVVDRGEITFHIAREHLPRVARTLRDDPALRFEICTGVSGVHFPGDKGRELHAVYHLRSLTHNRLIRLEVSAPDADPHIPSIVDVYPTNDWHERETYDFFGLVFDGHPALTRIMMPDDWQGHPQRKDYPLGGIPVEYKGAEIPAPDQRRSYS
- the nuoE gene encoding NADH-quinone oxidoreductase subunit NuoE, with amino-acid sequence MTDVTLGMPQLPAPDYPAEVRARLEGDAREVIARYPDSRSALLPLLHLVQAEDGYVTRTGIRFCAEQLELTTAEVTAVATFYTMYRRRPSGEYQVGVCTNTLCAVMGGDAIFEALREHLRVANGETTEDGKVTLEHIECNAACDFAPVVMVNWEFFDNQTVESAKRLVDDLRAGRTVEPTRGAPLCTYKETARILAGFPDTRPGAVEATGGAGPASLVGLRLAKGEAAPGRVVSQRASDYPADEIPPGHPSSHDAPQQTSASDPDHPSGPVTEEGK
- the nuoK gene encoding NADH-quinone oxidoreductase subunit NuoK; translation: MNPVNYLYLAALLFTIGAAGVLLRRNAIILFMCVELMLNACNLAFVTFSRMHGNLDGQIVAFFTMVVAAAEVVVGLAIIVTVFRTRHSASVDDASLMKL
- the nuoH gene encoding NADH-quinone oxidoreductase subunit NuoH, whose product is MFGHDPWWLILIKVVFCFALLMVTVLIAIVFERKVLGWMQLRIGPNRHGPWGMLQSLADGVKLMLKEDVVVKRADKVVYVLAPIVAAIPAFMAVAVIPFGPADNEVSVFGHRTPMQLTDLPIAILYILAVASVGIYGIVLGGWSSGSTYPLLGGLRSCAQMISYEIAMGLSFAAVFLYSGSMSTSAIVEGQQHRWYALLLPVSFIIYIVAMIGETNRAPFDMPESEGDLVGGFNTEYSSIKFAMFMLAEYINMVTVSMVAVTLFLGGWRAPWPLTAFWADADHGWWPLLWFLVKVSALLFVFIWIRASLPRVRYDQFMRLGWKVLIPVSMVWLMLVATVRALRNEDYDFQQIVLYVGGAVLALLLVSFVVDVFRDREEKRAEAEAARTPEPPFDPMAGGHPVPPLPGQTLPPVPRRRRRHDRELIVSGGANTESDGKEVDGV